One segment of Anguilla anguilla isolate fAngAng1 chromosome 1, fAngAng1.pri, whole genome shotgun sequence DNA contains the following:
- the LOC118224616 gene encoding coiled-coil domain-containing protein 106-like codes for MFMCKCINDEKLLEVVSSPEKRPTKGKRRLQLRSLLKKGLSPTAALELQKLRHMVQLERSRAEKLEEVKMLEEANKVLKEDKEFLLHQLKPTQAPQMKRKKQSEEVSSDDELSSSSFHSSSTEEEEMPKKKKKRTHCRREDDSPRFEKNRTRMNTIEGVIHWYRSALKSYKRCGSMKRAFAHERVDRNTIARTAPIAEIAIAFPDAFADVPEWDGAVEKMASYADRCRKAISEDMAGKIKAMKNKGQLLPIVYKYT; via the exons ATGTTCATgtgtaaatgcataaatgaCGAGAAGCTTTTGGAAGTTGTTTCCAGCCCAGAGAAGCGTCCaacaaaagggaaaaggagGCTGCAACTGAGGTCCCTTCTTAAAAAAG GGTTATCTCCCACTGCTGCTCTGGAGCTGCAAAAACTGAGGCACATGGTTCAACTGGAGAGAAGCagagctgaaaagctggaggaggTTAAAATGCTGGAAGAAGCAAACAAGGTCCTGAAAGAGGATAAAGAGTTTTTGCTTCACCAATTGAAACCAACCCAAGCTCCACAAATGa AACGGAAGAAGCAAAGTGAGGAAGTGTCCTCTGATGATGAATTAAGCTCTTCATCATTCCACTCAAGCTCTACCGAAGAAGAGGAGatgccaaagaaaaaaaagaaaaggacccATTGCCGAAGGGAAGACGATAGCCCACGGTTTGAGAAGAATCGGACCCGCA TGAATACCATAGAGGGAGTAATTCATTGGTACAGGTCAGCTTTAAAGAGCTACAAGAGATGTGGTTCAATGAAACGGGCATTCGCGCATGAGAGAGTTGACCGCAATACCATCGCGCGAACCGCTCCCATTGCCGAGATTGCCATCGCATTTCCAGATGCATTTGCTGACGTACCTGAATGGGATGGGGCTGTTGAGAAGATGGCCAGCTATGCCGACCGTTGCAGAAAGGCAATAAGTGAGGACATGGCTGGAAAAATTAAAGCAATGAAGAACAAAGGCCAGCTTCTGCCAATCGTTTATAAATACACCTGA